Proteins encoded within one genomic window of Mycolicibacterium monacense:
- the cobA gene encoding uroporphyrinogen-III C-methyltransferase, translating into MTDNAYLVGLRLAGRKVVIVGGGTVAQRRLPLLIANGADVHVIARAATPAVEAMTGITLTLRDFRVGDLDGAWYVIAATDDPDVNAAVVAEAERRHVFCVRADVAREGTAVTPASFEYEGLSVGVLAGGEHRRSAAIRSAIHEALAGGLISGDDPDTVTTGVALVGGGPGDPELITVRGRRLLAQADVVVADRLAPQELLAELPPHVEVIDAAKIPYGRAMAQDAINQVLIDRASAGKFVVRLKGGDPFVFARGYEEVLACVDAGIPVTVVPGVTSAIGVPALAGVPVTHRHVTHEFVVVSGHVAPDHPESLVNWDALAALTGTIVLLMAVERIELFTKVLIEGGRPAETPVLVVQHGTTTAQRTLRATLADAPERMSAEGIRPPAIIVIGPVAAFGG; encoded by the coding sequence GTGACCGATAACGCGTACCTCGTCGGCCTCCGTCTCGCAGGCAGGAAGGTCGTCATCGTCGGTGGCGGCACGGTCGCGCAGCGCCGGCTGCCGCTGCTGATCGCCAACGGCGCCGACGTCCATGTCATCGCCCGCGCCGCCACGCCCGCCGTCGAGGCTATGACCGGAATCACACTGACGCTGCGCGACTTCCGCGTCGGAGACCTCGACGGCGCCTGGTACGTGATCGCCGCCACCGACGATCCCGACGTCAACGCGGCCGTCGTCGCCGAAGCCGAACGCCGCCACGTCTTCTGTGTGCGCGCCGACGTCGCCCGCGAGGGCACCGCCGTCACTCCCGCATCCTTCGAATACGAGGGTCTGTCGGTCGGGGTCCTCGCCGGCGGTGAGCACCGCCGTTCGGCGGCCATCCGGTCGGCCATCCACGAGGCGCTCGCCGGCGGGCTGATCTCCGGCGACGACCCCGACACGGTGACCACCGGTGTCGCGCTGGTCGGCGGAGGCCCCGGCGACCCCGAACTCATCACGGTGCGGGGACGCCGGCTGCTCGCACAGGCCGACGTCGTCGTCGCCGACCGGTTGGCCCCGCAGGAACTGCTCGCCGAACTCCCGCCGCACGTCGAGGTGATCGACGCCGCCAAGATCCCGTACGGCCGGGCGATGGCGCAGGACGCCATCAACCAGGTGCTGATCGACCGCGCCTCGGCGGGCAAGTTCGTCGTCCGCCTCAAGGGCGGTGATCCGTTCGTCTTCGCGCGCGGTTACGAAGAGGTGCTCGCCTGCGTCGACGCCGGTATCCCGGTCACCGTGGTACCCGGTGTGACCAGCGCCATAGGCGTTCCCGCGCTGGCCGGCGTGCCGGTCACACATCGGCACGTGACGCATGAGTTCGTGGTGGTCAGCGGACACGTTGCGCCGGATCACCCCGAATCGTTAGTCAATTGGGATGCACTCGCCGCCCTCACCGGCACGATCGTTTTGCTGATGGCGGTCGAACGGATCGAACTGTTCACCAAGGTGCTGATCGAAGGCGGCCGACCTGCGGAAACGCCGGTGCTCGTCGTGCAGCACGGCACCACGACCGCGCAACGCACTTTGCGGGCGACGCTCGCCGACGCGCCGGAACGGATGAGTGCCGAAGGGATCCGACCTCCCGCGATCATCGTGATCGGCCCCGTCGCGGCCTTCGGCGGATAA
- a CDS encoding ferritin-like domain-containing protein, with product MTSVEPTPPARPADSADGALYDAIATEHAAIYGYGLVSAHSTPEVNWLVSASIAEHRERREAAIALLEQRQVAAPLPAAGYQVPMRVDDPRDAAKLAVRMEEDGAAAWRAVVEQATGTEDRTFGLTALTESAVAAARWTQIAGTDPVTVAFPGGNE from the coding sequence GTGACCTCTGTCGAGCCGACCCCCCCGGCACGCCCGGCCGACAGCGCGGACGGGGCGCTCTACGACGCGATCGCCACCGAACACGCGGCCATCTACGGGTACGGCCTGGTGTCGGCGCATTCCACGCCGGAGGTGAACTGGCTGGTGTCGGCGTCGATCGCCGAGCACCGGGAACGCCGGGAGGCCGCGATCGCGCTGCTGGAGCAGCGGCAGGTGGCAGCGCCGCTGCCCGCGGCCGGCTACCAGGTGCCGATGCGGGTCGACGATCCCAGGGACGCCGCCAAACTCGCGGTCCGGATGGAGGAGGACGGCGCCGCCGCGTGGCGGGCGGTCGTCGAACAGGCCACCGGCACCGAGGACCGGACGTTCGGGCTCACGGCCCTGACCGAGTCCGCGGTCGCGGCGGCGCGCTGGACGCAGATCGCGGGCACCGATCCGGTCACCGTCGCCTTCCCCGGCGGCAACGAGTAG
- a CDS encoding MFS transporter — translation MGSAPTSVGRAKTSTWLPSRRFFAAVIAIAGMQLMATMDGTIAIVALPKIQNELMLSDAGRSWVITAYVLTFGGLMLLGGRLGDTIGRKRTFIVGVALFTIASILCGIAWDEVTLVIARLLQGVGAAIASPTALALVATTFPKGPARNAATAVFAAMTGVGSVMGLVVGGALTEVSWRLAFLVNAPIGLLIVYLAHTALRETHKERLKLDATGALLATLGCTAAVFGFSMGPEKGWLSSVTIASIAAAGVFLLAFIFVERSAENPVVPFVLFKDRNRLATFAAVFLAGGVMFTLSVLIGLYVQDILGYSPLRAGIGFIPFAIAMGIGLAVSSQLVPILPPRILVISGGVLVLGAMIYGSTLNSGIPYFPNLVIPLVVGGIGIGIIFVALMLSAIAGVGFDQIGPVSAITLMLQNLGGPVVLAVIQAVITSRTLYLGGTTGPVKNMDGTQIAALDAGYTYGLLWVAAVAVLVGGAALLIGYTSQQVAHAQEVKDALDAGEL, via the coding sequence ATGGGCTCCGCACCGACGTCCGTCGGGCGCGCGAAGACATCGACCTGGTTACCGTCACGGCGCTTCTTCGCCGCGGTGATCGCCATCGCCGGCATGCAGTTGATGGCCACGATGGACGGCACCATCGCCATCGTCGCGCTCCCCAAGATCCAAAACGAGCTGATGCTGTCCGACGCGGGCCGCAGCTGGGTCATCACGGCCTACGTGCTGACCTTCGGCGGCCTGATGCTCCTCGGCGGCCGCCTCGGCGACACCATCGGCCGTAAGCGCACCTTCATCGTGGGCGTCGCGTTGTTCACCATCGCCTCGATCCTGTGCGGTATCGCCTGGGACGAGGTCACGCTGGTGATCGCCCGGCTGTTACAGGGCGTCGGTGCCGCAATCGCTTCGCCGACCGCATTGGCGCTCGTCGCCACCACCTTCCCGAAAGGCCCGGCCCGCAACGCGGCCACCGCGGTGTTCGCCGCGATGACCGGCGTCGGCTCGGTGATGGGCCTGGTCGTGGGTGGGGCGCTCACCGAGGTGTCGTGGCGGCTGGCGTTCCTGGTGAACGCACCCATCGGCCTGCTGATCGTCTACTTGGCGCACACCGCGCTCCGTGAGACGCACAAAGAGCGGCTCAAGCTCGACGCCACCGGCGCGCTGCTCGCGACGCTGGGTTGCACCGCCGCCGTGTTCGGCTTCTCGATGGGCCCGGAGAAGGGTTGGCTCTCGTCGGTCACCATCGCGTCGATCGCTGCCGCCGGCGTCTTCCTGCTCGCCTTCATCTTCGTCGAGCGCTCTGCGGAGAACCCCGTGGTGCCGTTCGTGCTCTTCAAGGACCGCAACCGGCTCGCCACGTTCGCCGCGGTGTTCTTGGCCGGTGGCGTGATGTTCACCCTCTCAGTGCTGATCGGCCTGTACGTGCAGGACATTCTCGGCTACAGCCCGCTGCGCGCCGGGATCGGCTTCATCCCGTTCGCCATCGCGATGGGTATCGGGTTGGCCGTCTCCTCGCAGCTGGTGCCGATTCTGCCGCCGCGGATCCTGGTGATCTCCGGGGGCGTGCTGGTGCTGGGCGCCATGATCTACGGCTCGACGCTCAACAGCGGCATCCCGTACTTCCCGAACCTGGTGATCCCGCTCGTGGTCGGCGGTATCGGAATCGGAATCATCTTCGTCGCGCTGATGCTGTCGGCCATCGCCGGTGTCGGATTCGACCAGATCGGCCCCGTGTCGGCGATCACGCTGATGCTGCAGAATCTCGGCGGCCCGGTCGTGCTGGCGGTCATCCAGGCGGTGATCACCTCCCGCACGCTGTACCTCGGCGGCACCACCGGACCGGTCAAGAACATGGACGGCACCCAGATCGCCGCGCTGGACGCCGGTTACACCTACGGGCTGCTGTGGGTGGCCGCGGTGGCGGTCCTCGTGGGTGGTGCGGCACTGCTGATCGGCTACACCTCCCAGCAGGTCGCGCACGCCCAGGAGGTCAAGGACGCGCTCGACGCCGGTGAGCTCTGA
- a CDS encoding proline--tRNA ligase, translating into MITRMSELFLRTLRDDPADAEVPSHKLLIRAGYVRFVGPGLYTWLPLGLRVFRKIEQIVRDEMTAIGGQEILFPALLPRAPYETTNRWTEYGDTLFRLKDRRDNDYLLGPTHEELFTLTVKGEYSSYKDFPLILFQIQTKYRDEARPRAGILRGREFVMKDSYSFDVDDDGLKTAYHLHREAYQRIFARLGVQYVIVSAVSGAMGGSASEEFLAESEVGEDTFVRCPQSGYAANVEAVLTRVPEPLPIEGQPEAVVYDTPDAPTIATLVDWANGADLPNFAGRAVTAADTLKNVLVKVREPGGEWELLAVGVPGDREVDDKRLGAALEPAEYALLDEADFARHPFLVKGYVGPKALLDNGVRYLVDPRVVDGTAWITGADAPNKHVVGLVAGRDFVADGTIEAAEVRDGDPSPDGAGPLVSARGIEIGHIFQLGRKYTEAFSADVLGEDGKPVRLTMGSYGIGVSRLVAVIAEQQHDELGLRWPAAVAPFDVHVVIANKDDGARTGATELAGELDRLGLEVLLDDRKSSPGVKFKDAELLGVPWIVVVGRGWGDGVVELRDRFSGEKREIGVDDAATEILATVR; encoded by the coding sequence GTGATCACCCGCATGTCAGAGCTGTTCCTGCGCACCCTGCGTGACGATCCCGCCGACGCGGAGGTGCCCAGCCACAAGCTGCTCATCCGGGCCGGCTACGTCCGCTTCGTCGGCCCCGGCCTCTACACCTGGCTGCCGCTCGGGCTGCGCGTGTTCCGCAAGATCGAGCAGATCGTCCGTGACGAGATGACCGCGATCGGCGGCCAGGAGATCCTGTTCCCCGCGTTGCTGCCGCGCGCCCCGTACGAGACCACCAACCGGTGGACCGAATACGGCGACACGCTGTTCCGGCTCAAGGACCGTCGCGACAACGACTACCTGCTGGGGCCCACCCACGAGGAACTCTTCACGCTCACGGTGAAGGGGGAGTACAGCTCCTACAAGGACTTCCCGCTGATCCTGTTCCAGATCCAGACCAAGTACCGGGACGAGGCCCGGCCCCGCGCCGGCATCCTGCGCGGCCGCGAGTTCGTCATGAAGGACTCCTATTCGTTCGACGTCGACGACGACGGCCTCAAGACCGCCTACCACCTGCACCGCGAGGCCTATCAGCGGATCTTCGCCCGCCTCGGCGTGCAGTACGTGATCGTCTCCGCGGTGTCGGGGGCCATGGGCGGCAGCGCATCCGAGGAGTTCCTGGCCGAGAGCGAGGTCGGCGAGGACACGTTCGTCCGCTGCCCGCAGTCCGGCTACGCCGCCAACGTCGAGGCGGTGCTGACCCGGGTGCCCGAACCCCTGCCGATCGAGGGGCAGCCGGAGGCGGTGGTGTACGACACCCCGGACGCCCCGACGATCGCGACGCTGGTCGACTGGGCCAACGGCGCCGACCTGCCGAACTTCGCCGGTCGTGCGGTCACCGCCGCCGACACGTTGAAGAACGTCCTGGTGAAGGTCCGCGAACCGGGTGGTGAGTGGGAACTGCTGGCCGTCGGGGTGCCCGGCGACCGGGAGGTCGACGACAAACGGCTGGGCGCGGCGCTCGAACCGGCCGAGTACGCGCTGCTCGACGAGGCCGACTTCGCCAGGCACCCGTTCCTGGTCAAGGGTTACGTGGGTCCGAAAGCGTTGCTGGACAACGGCGTTCGTTACCTCGTCGACCCGCGGGTGGTGGACGGTACGGCGTGGATCACCGGCGCCGACGCGCCCAACAAGCACGTCGTCGGGCTGGTCGCGGGCCGCGACTTCGTCGCCGACGGGACGATCGAGGCCGCCGAGGTGCGCGACGGCGACCCGTCACCGGACGGCGCGGGCCCGCTGGTCAGTGCGCGCGGCATCGAGATCGGCCACATCTTCCAGCTGGGCCGCAAGTACACCGAGGCGTTCAGCGCCGACGTCCTCGGCGAGGACGGTAAGCCGGTGCGGTTGACCATGGGGTCCTACGGCATCGGGGTGTCGCGGCTGGTGGCCGTGATCGCCGAACAGCAGCACGACGAGCTGGGCCTGCGGTGGCCCGCCGCGGTCGCCCCGTTCGACGTCCACGTCGTGATCGCGAACAAGGACGACGGCGCCCGCACCGGCGCGACCGAACTGGCCGGCGAACTGGACCGGCTCGGACTCGAGGTGCTGCTCGACGACCGCAAATCGTCTCCGGGCGTGAAGTTCAAGGACGCCGAACTGCTCGGCGTGCCGTGGATCGTCGTGGTCGGCCGCGGCTGGGGCGACGGCGTGGTCGAGTTGCGTGACCGGTTCAGCGGCGAGAAGCGGGAGATCGGTGTGGACGACGCGGCGACGGAGATCCTCGCCACCGTGCGGTAG
- a CDS encoding magnesium chelatase subunit D family protein, with protein sequence MTAPATPTYPFSAIVGHDRLLLALLLCAVRPEIGGVLIRGEKGTAKSTAVRGLAQILSRVDGGALVELPIGATEDRVVGSLDLQKVLRDGEHAFSPGLLARAHGGVLYVDEVNLLHDHLVDVLLDAAAMGRVHIERDGISHTHESRFVLIGTMNPEEGELRPQLLDRFGLTVDVAASRDVDVRVEVIRARMAFEADPTGFADRHADLDAALARRVAEARALVPSVMLPDNELRRIAALCAAFDVDGMRADLVVARTAVAHAAWRGELTVGEEDIRVAAELALPHRRRRDPFDDPGLDPQRLDEAMEQAGESAETPDGDPDPEPPPDPPGGGVSGESPEPSRPQGNSSSAQTRSSGDPAAVFKTRTLVVPGVGEGAPGRRSRARNRTGTVVAATADAGTGHGLHVFGTLLAAAENQRVPGRPRPGVQDVRRSVREGQEGNLVVFVVDASGSMAARDRMAAVGGATLSLLRDAYQRRDKVAVITFRGREATLLLPPTTSVYIASRRLSRFDTGGKTPLAEGLLAARDVVVREKARDRARRCLVVVLTDGRATGGPDPLGRTREAAARLVAEGAAAVVVDCETSFVRLGLAEELATALRAPAVRLAHLRADDLTRLVTRTDRTAA encoded by the coding sequence GTGACCGCGCCCGCCACGCCGACCTATCCGTTCAGCGCCATCGTCGGTCACGACCGGTTACTGCTGGCCCTTCTGCTGTGTGCGGTGCGGCCCGAGATCGGCGGCGTGCTGATCCGCGGCGAGAAGGGCACCGCGAAATCGACCGCCGTACGTGGGCTCGCGCAGATCCTGTCCCGCGTCGACGGCGGTGCGCTCGTCGAACTGCCGATCGGGGCCACCGAGGACCGCGTCGTCGGATCGCTGGACCTGCAGAAGGTGCTTCGCGACGGTGAGCACGCCTTCTCACCGGGCCTGCTCGCCCGCGCCCACGGCGGCGTGCTGTACGTCGACGAGGTCAACCTGTTGCACGACCACCTGGTCGACGTGCTCCTCGATGCGGCCGCGATGGGCCGTGTGCACATCGAACGGGACGGCATCTCGCACACCCACGAGTCTCGATTCGTGCTGATCGGCACGATGAATCCCGAAGAGGGCGAACTGCGTCCGCAGCTGCTCGACCGGTTCGGGCTGACCGTCGACGTCGCGGCGTCGCGTGACGTCGATGTCCGAGTCGAGGTGATCCGCGCGCGGATGGCGTTCGAGGCCGACCCGACCGGCTTCGCCGACCGGCACGCCGACCTGGATGCCGCACTGGCGCGGCGGGTCGCCGAAGCGCGCGCCCTGGTGCCGTCGGTTATGTTGCCGGACAACGAGTTACGACGGATTGCGGCGTTGTGCGCCGCGTTCGACGTGGACGGGATGCGGGCCGATCTGGTGGTCGCGCGCACCGCGGTGGCGCACGCCGCGTGGCGGGGGGAGCTCACCGTCGGCGAGGAGGACATCCGGGTGGCCGCCGAACTGGCGCTGCCGCACCGGCGCAGGCGCGACCCGTTCGACGACCCCGGACTGGACCCGCAGCGCCTCGACGAGGCGATGGAGCAGGCCGGTGAGTCCGCCGAGACTCCCGACGGGGACCCCGACCCCGAACCACCGCCGGACCCGCCGGGCGGGGGAGTGTCGGGCGAATCGCCGGAACCGTCACGGCCACAGGGTAATTCGTCGTCGGCGCAGACTCGCAGCAGCGGCGACCCGGCCGCGGTGTTCAAGACCAGGACGCTGGTGGTCCCCGGTGTCGGAGAGGGGGCACCCGGCCGTCGGTCGCGCGCGCGCAATCGCACCGGCACCGTCGTGGCGGCCACCGCCGACGCCGGGACCGGCCACGGTTTGCACGTCTTCGGCACGCTGCTGGCCGCCGCGGAGAACCAGCGGGTCCCGGGCCGGCCCCGGCCGGGCGTGCAGGACGTGCGCCGGTCCGTGCGCGAGGGCCAAGAGGGGAACCTGGTGGTCTTCGTCGTCGACGCCTCGGGTTCGATGGCGGCCCGCGACCGGATGGCCGCGGTCGGCGGCGCCACGCTGTCGCTGCTGCGCGACGCCTATCAGCGCCGGGACAAGGTCGCGGTGATCACGTTCCGCGGGCGGGAGGCCACGCTGCTGCTGCCACCCACGACGTCGGTGTACATCGCCAGCCGCCGGCTGTCGCGGTTCGACACCGGCGGCAAGACGCCGCTGGCCGAAGGTCTGCTCGCCGCCCGCGACGTCGTCGTCCGGGAGAAGGCCCGCGACCGCGCGCGCCGCTGTCTGGTCGTCGTGCTGACCGACGGGCGCGCCACCGGGGGACCGGATCCGCTCGGCCGCACCCGCGAGGCCGCCGCCCGCCTGGTGGCCGAAGGGGCCGCCGCCGTGGTCGTCGACTGCGAGACGTCGTTCGTGCGGCTGGGTCTGGCCGAGGAACTCGCCACGGCGCTGCGCGCGCCCGCCGTCCGCCTGGCGCACCTGCGGGCCGACGATCTCACCCGGCTGGTCACCCGGACCGACCGCACCGCCGCCTAA
- a CDS encoding cobyrinate a,c-diamide synthase, producing the protein MVIPAVVVAAPASGSGKTTVATGLMGALRRAGHVVAPFKVGPDFIDPGYHALAAGRPGRNLDPVLVGEHLIGALYAHGTAGADIAVVEGVMGLFDGRIADQMSGPATGSTAHVAALLGAPVVLVVDARGQSHSIAALLHGFSTFDPQTRIAGVVLNRVGSPRHEEVLRQACEHAGLPVFGSIPRTEALSVPSRHLGLVTAVEHGRAARDAITAMTDLIARHVDLDAVVAHARATVTDAPWDPGVPDPAAPGVTVALAAGKAFTFGYPEHGELLRAAGAEVVEFDPMTDELPADTSALVIPGGFPEQHAADLSANAPVRQQIAQLAALGAPIHAECAGLTYLVDDLDGRPMCGVLSGAARFTERLTLGYRQAIAITDSPLHRAGERVTGHEFHRTAVTFSHRYEAAWHFGGGSTGTVADGAVHRGVHAGYLHTHPAAHPDAIARFVASAARSKLAG; encoded by the coding sequence GTGGTGATACCCGCCGTCGTGGTGGCCGCACCCGCCTCGGGCAGCGGGAAGACCACGGTCGCAACGGGTTTGATGGGCGCGCTGCGGCGGGCCGGCCACGTGGTCGCACCGTTCAAGGTCGGCCCGGATTTCATCGACCCCGGCTATCACGCCCTTGCGGCCGGCCGCCCCGGCCGCAACCTCGACCCGGTCCTCGTCGGCGAACACCTGATCGGCGCGCTGTACGCGCATGGCACCGCGGGCGCCGACATCGCCGTCGTCGAGGGCGTCATGGGGCTGTTCGACGGGCGTATCGCCGATCAGATGTCCGGGCCCGCAACGGGTTCGACCGCGCATGTGGCGGCGCTGCTCGGCGCACCGGTCGTCCTGGTCGTCGACGCCCGCGGGCAGAGCCACAGCATCGCCGCCCTGCTGCACGGCTTCTCCACCTTCGACCCGCAGACCCGCATCGCCGGGGTCGTCCTCAACCGGGTCGGTTCCCCGCGCCACGAGGAGGTGCTGCGGCAGGCGTGTGAACACGCCGGGCTGCCCGTGTTCGGGTCGATCCCGCGGACCGAGGCGCTGAGCGTCCCGTCCCGCCACCTCGGCCTGGTCACCGCCGTCGAACACGGACGCGCGGCCCGCGATGCGATCACCGCGATGACCGACCTGATCGCCCGCCACGTCGACCTCGACGCCGTCGTCGCCCACGCGCGCGCCACCGTCACCGATGCGCCCTGGGACCCCGGCGTCCCCGACCCCGCCGCACCCGGTGTGACCGTCGCACTCGCCGCCGGGAAGGCCTTCACGTTCGGCTATCCCGAACACGGCGAACTGCTGCGGGCGGCCGGCGCCGAGGTCGTCGAATTCGACCCGATGACCGACGAGTTGCCCGCGGACACGTCGGCGCTGGTGATCCCCGGTGGGTTCCCCGAACAACACGCCGCCGACCTGTCCGCCAATGCCCCTGTGCGGCAACAGATCGCGCAGCTGGCAGCGCTGGGCGCACCGATCCACGCGGAGTGCGCGGGGCTGACCTACCTCGTCGACGACCTCGACGGCCGGCCCATGTGCGGGGTGTTGTCGGGTGCGGCGCGGTTCACCGAGCGCCTCACGCTGGGCTACCGGCAGGCCATCGCGATCACCGACTCACCGCTGCACCGCGCGGGGGAGCGGGTGACCGGACACGAGTTCCACCGCACCGCCGTGACATTCAGCCACCGGTACGAGGCGGCGTGGCACTTCGGCGGGGGGTCGACGGGCACCGTCGCCGACGGGGCGGTGCACCGCGGCGTGCACGCGGGCTATCTGCACACCCACCCGGCCGCGCACCCGGACGCGATCGCCCGCTTCGTCGCATCGGCGGCACGCTCTAAGCTCGCCGGGTGA
- the cobO gene encoding cob(I)yrinic acid a,c-diamide adenosyltransferase, with the protein MPQGRPATVPDDGLTTRARRNAPLLAVHTGPGKGKSTAAFGMALRAWNQGFDIAVFQFVKSAKWKVGEESVFRELGRLHDEHGTGGAVEWHKMGSGWSWSRKPGSDDDHAAAAADGWAEIARRLAEERHDFYVLDEFTYPLKWGWVDVDEVVEVLRSRPGRQHVVITGRDAPQALIDAADLVTEMTKVKHPMDAGRKGQKGIEW; encoded by the coding sequence ATGCCGCAGGGCCGTCCCGCGACCGTCCCCGACGACGGGCTGACCACCCGCGCCCGACGCAACGCACCGCTGCTGGCCGTGCACACCGGTCCCGGCAAGGGCAAGTCGACCGCCGCATTCGGCATGGCGCTGCGCGCGTGGAACCAGGGTTTCGACATCGCGGTGTTCCAGTTCGTCAAGAGTGCGAAGTGGAAGGTCGGTGAGGAGTCGGTGTTCCGTGAGCTCGGCCGGCTGCACGACGAGCACGGCACCGGCGGCGCCGTCGAATGGCACAAGATGGGGTCGGGCTGGTCGTGGTCGCGTAAACCGGGCAGCGACGACGACCATGCGGCCGCCGCCGCCGACGGCTGGGCCGAGATCGCCCGCCGCCTCGCCGAGGAGCGCCACGACTTCTATGTGCTCGACGAGTTCACCTATCCGCTGAAGTGGGGCTGGGTCGACGTCGACGAGGTGGTCGAGGTGCTGCGTTCCCGTCCGGGAAGGCAGCACGTCGTGATCACCGGGCGTGACGCGCCGCAGGCGCTGATCGACGCCGCCGACCTGGTCACCGAGATGACCAAGGTCAAACACCCGATGGATGCCGGTCGCAAAGGCCAGAAGGGCATCGAGTGGTGA
- a CDS encoding Tat pathway signal protein has product MPSAPVPAVISRRGLLMSAATLAVVGVSVAACGSAPPPPEVDELTAQLDRARADSRLATDAAATARQPMKQTLTTIAAERDAHAQALADELVRLVGTEAPTATAPTSTAAPATPATVREVIGALRQSAESATGLAAQMSGYRAGLLGSIAASCTAAWRVALAPPAKDTP; this is encoded by the coding sequence GTGCCGAGCGCCCCTGTCCCCGCCGTCATCAGCAGGCGTGGTCTGCTCATGAGCGCCGCGACGCTGGCGGTGGTCGGTGTGTCCGTCGCGGCGTGCGGCTCCGCACCGCCGCCGCCCGAGGTCGACGAACTGACCGCGCAGCTGGACCGGGCCCGCGCCGACAGCCGGCTGGCCACCGACGCCGCCGCGACCGCACGCCAGCCCATGAAACAGACGCTGACCACGATCGCCGCCGAACGCGACGCCCACGCCCAGGCGCTGGCCGACGAGCTCGTCAGGCTGGTCGGCACCGAAGCCCCGACCGCCACCGCGCCGACGAGCACGGCCGCCCCGGCCACACCGGCCACGGTTCGCGAGGTCATCGGCGCGTTGCGGCAGTCCGCCGAGAGCGCCACCGGCCTCGCGGCGCAGATGTCGGGGTATCGCGCCGGTCTGCTCGGATCGATCGCCGCTTCCTGCACCGCGGCGTGGCGGGTCGCACTCGCGCCACCGGCGAAGGACACGCCGTGA
- a CDS encoding GNAT family N-acetyltransferase: MTVALRRSWAKDLDAATLYELLKLRVEVFVVEQACPYPELDGRDLLAETRHFWLEGSDGEVISTLRLMEEHPGGQKGFRIGRVCTRRDARGHGHTARLMQAALADVGDHPCRINAQTYLQEMYARHGFVRAGDEFVEDGIPHVPMLRPGSGTAHQ, translated from the coding sequence ATGACGGTCGCGCTGCGCCGCAGCTGGGCCAAGGACCTCGATGCGGCAACGCTGTACGAACTGCTCAAGCTGCGGGTGGAGGTGTTCGTCGTCGAACAGGCCTGTCCGTACCCCGAACTCGACGGTCGCGACCTGCTCGCCGAGACCCGCCACTTCTGGCTGGAGGGTTCCGACGGCGAGGTGATCTCCACGCTGCGCCTGATGGAGGAACATCCCGGTGGGCAGAAGGGATTTCGCATCGGCCGGGTCTGCACCCGCAGGGACGCCCGCGGCCACGGCCACACCGCCCGGCTGATGCAGGCCGCACTCGCCGACGTCGGTGACCATCCGTGCCGCATCAACGCCCAGACGTATCTGCAGGAGATGTACGCCAGGCACGGATTCGTCCGTGCCGGTGACGAATTCGTCGAGGACGGCATCCCGCACGTGCCCATGCTGCGCCCGGGTTCCGGGACGGCCCACCAGTGA